The sequence GGATTTTCCCCGTTTCTTAGGCTCACATCACCCTCCATCCCTTTTCTTACCCTTCCCCCACCGCCCTTCTACCATCATAAAAgagttatgaagaaaaaaaatacatacacatgtatgtataatctttttaacttcttttaggTCACAGCTATAACCCCAGCCTCCAACCCCATCATTGGTGTCCTCTTGTCCACTCAGAACAACCGCTGCCTCTCAGCCCCTGACTTAACCGTTGAGAAGCGTCTACCCTTCAGCTCCCTCTCATCCTTGACTTCCCTGCATAAGCCCGAGCGCTCCATCAGTCCTGAGAGCAATGACAGCATCTCCGAAGAACTAAACCATTTCAAGCCCATTGTCTGCTCACCATGTACTCCTCCCAAGAGACTCCCTGATGGCCGAGTGTTAAGTCCCCTCATCATCAAATCAACACCCCGCAACCTAAACAGAAGCCTGCAGAAGCAGACTTCTTATGAGGCTAGTCCAAGGATCCTCAAGAAGTGGGAACAGATCTTTCAGGAGCGGCAGATCAAAAAGACCCTTTCGAAAgccaccctcacctccctggCTCCAGAAACAGGGGAAGACTCACTGGTCTCTGAAGTTATCCATTCTAACAAGGAGAAGCCACCTCAGGCTTTAAATACAAGACTGGCCAGTGGGCAAGTACTCTCTGAGTGTGTAGGACCCACCCTCACTGACCTTGATTTTTTCCCATCCGTTAGCCAAACAAAAGTGGAACAGGGCAGCGATAGTAAAAGGAGCTCTGAGATCCCGTTGGAAACCTGCTGTTCCTCAGAACTTAGAGTGGGAGCCAGTGGTACTTTGGAGCCGGAGCAGAGTGAAGGGCCGGGGCCAACCCCAGATGCCAAGTTAGACAAAACCTGTATAAGCGCAACCATGAAAATCTCGGCAGCTCATTCAGCGCTACCCAAAAATAGTGTTCTGGGTGGGGTCCTCAAAACAAAGAAGCAGCTGAAGACAGCAAATCATTTTGATCTGCCTAATGGTGTGCTGGCAGACAGCCGAGGTGAGGAGCCGCTTCCTTCCTTGCGTCGGGGCCGGAAAAGACACTGTAAGACCAAGCACTTGGAACAAAATGGCTCCCTTAAGAAACTGCGACAGAGCGGTGGTGAGGTGGTCCTGGCCCCGGCAGAGCCGGTGCTGCGGGAGATGGAGCAGAAACTGCAGCAAGAGGAAGAGGACCGGCGGCTGGCTCTGCAGCTGCAGCGCATGTTTGACAACGAGAGGCGGACTGTGAGTCGGCGAAAAGGAACCGTGGATCAGTATCTCTTACGGTCCAGCAACGTGGCCGGGGCCAAGTAGCACCTAATGAACAGTGTTACCTATTTTTAAGAGGTCTTTGGGCTTGATCATTTATCCTGAAGAGCTGAGTGTTCTCACTTTGGGTTTCTTTCAATGGCAAAACACTGTCTGATACAGTTCTGGGAGGTTCTGGGGCCTTCGTAGTCCATGTCCAAGGGAactgtgtctctgcctccctgcGACCGAGGCCAGAAGCACTCCTCACCCCAAAGTGACCTGTCCCTGAGGGCTCCTGGGCCAAATCGGGCAGCACCCACTTGGAATGAGATTCAGGAGCACAGTGGCCAGAGTTACAAATGGTAGAGGAATGAGGGGGGGATACCTTCTTAAACCGACAGACCTCCTGACTTCTTTCAACAGGGTGTTATTTTAAATCAGCCTTGCAGATAAACATTACTTCCATCTGTGTCGTAGAAGTGGATCTGCGTTTTGGCAGATTCCAAAATGATTGTGTTCCCTTCTCCTTATCCATGCTACAAGTAAATGTACCTACTGAAATTGGTTGAGTTTTTCCCTTCTACAAAAGTTAATTTACCTTCCCTGTTTAAAAAGTAATGTTTGATTAATGCTATATAGTTGACAGACCACATTGAGTCACTGTTGGATTTGGTCTTCTCAGGAGTGCTAACGTGTAAGCGGTGTGAGCCCCATTTTAGATGATGGAGCTGCAGGGCACGTGTTCAGATTCTCTCATGTACTAGGTGGAACATCCCAGACTGACTGTTGGGTCTCCCGACAAGAATTCCCATAGATTT is a genomic window of Acinonyx jubatus isolate Ajub_Pintada_27869175 chromosome D1, VMU_Ajub_asm_v1.0, whole genome shotgun sequence containing:
- the RNF169 gene encoding E3 ubiquitin-protein ligase RNF169 — its product is MAAAGPSTRASSAAAAAALSRRGRRGRCDEMAAAKTGAPGAASGPALLVLPPPLLQPPPPPRPEESGCAGCLETLGEAAALPCGHSLCRGCAQRAADAAGPGCPRCRARGPGWARRRARDDGQADAEVQSERARRGQSERCRQRRDGGAAAAGSRPEQEPRAAATEPEFIFRAPIKLSKPGELREEYESLRKLREEKLQEEKTSEDQIHKLLSEDTETGKRKMDEQKKRDEPLVLKSNLEHCPARLSDSENEEPSRGKMTQTHRSAFVSKNNSYSLAFLAGNLNSKVERSQSCSDTAQDRAKSRLRAAPTSKTKVTAITPASNPIIGVLLSTQNNRCLSAPDLTVEKRLPFSSLSSLTSLHKPERSISPESNDSISEELNHFKPIVCSPCTPPKRLPDGRVLSPLIIKSTPRNLNRSLQKQTSYEASPRILKKWEQIFQERQIKKTLSKATLTSLAPETGEDSLVSEVIHSNKEKPPQALNTRLASGQVLSECVGPTLTDLDFFPSVSQTKVEQGSDSKRSSEIPLETCCSSELRVGASGTLEPEQSEGPGPTPDAKLDKTCISATMKISAAHSALPKNSVLGGVLKTKKQLKTANHFDLPNGVLADSRGEEPLPSLRRGRKRHCKTKHLEQNGSLKKLRQSGGEVVLAPAEPVLREMEQKLQQEEEDRRLALQLQRMFDNERRTVSRRKGTVDQYLLRSSNVAGAK